The nucleotide window GTGGTGTTACCTCCGCTGTTACCCGGATTCCTGCTCGTTTTGCATCACGTACAACGCGAACCGATTCTTTCGTACTGATATGACATACATGGTAGTGACATTGCGCCGCTTCAGCCAGTAATATATCCCGTGCGATATGTACAGACTCACAAACAGAAGGAATACCATGTAACCCATTGGCTGCGGAGAAGCTTCCTTCATGTACACAGCCTTTATTAATTAATGTGTTATCTTCGCAATGCGCTACAATTGGCATGTTTAGCTTAGCTGCTTGTTTCATTGCCGCTAGCATCATTCCTGCAGACTGTACGCCTACACCATCATCAGTAAAGGCAAATGCACCTAAGCGTTTCAGTTCTTCAAAATTCGTTAGTTCATTACCCGCCTGCCTTGTTGTAATTGCTGCGTATGGAAGTACGCGTACATGTGCTGTTTCTGCAATCTTTTTTTGTAAACTCTCCATATGCTCAGTTGAATCCGGCACAGGTTTTGTATTAGGCATGGCACAAATGGTAGTAAAACCACCTTTGGCTGCGGCAAGCGTTCCTGTCGCAATCGTTTCTTTATGCTCACCGCCCGGCTCACGCAGATGCACATGCACATCAATGAATCCTGGTGCAATTAATTTCCCAGCAAGGTCTATTGTCTCGGTCATATCAGCCTGTAAATTTGCATCTACAGCAGCGATTTTCCCATCTTTGATTAAGATATCACCTGACTCTATCTCGCCATTCTCATTGATATATCGCCCGTTTTTAAACAAGTAATTCATGTGCAACCCCTCCTAATATATTGGATAAAGCCCGCTTTAATACTGCCATTCTCACGTATACCCCATTTTCCATTTGCTTAAAGATGCGAGATCGCTCACATTCAATCAATTCCCCTGCAATTTCAACATCTCGGTTAATAGGGGCTGGATGCATAATGATACTGCCCGGCTTCATACGTTGTTCACGTTCTTTTGTTAAACCGTACTTCTCTAGATATCCCATGATTTCCGCTTGTCTCTCATGGCGCTCATGTTGTACGCGCAATAACATCACAACATCCGCTTGTGGCAGCAGTTCATCAAGAGAAGCAAAGTGACCTCCCATGCTTGTATCCTTCCATTGCTCCGGCCCTGCAAAATCCACATGTGCGCCCAGCTTTCTAAGTGCTTGTGCGTTAGACCTCGCAACGCGGCTATGACGTACATCACCGGCAATGACAATTCGCAAACCTTCAAATCTATGAAACTCCTGTTGAATTGTTAGTAGATCAAGCAAACTTTGTGTTGGATGGTTGCCGCACCCATCCCCCGCATTTAAAATCGGGATACCTACTCTATCCTTCAGCTCTTCAAAATACTGATCTTGTTGATGACGGATAACAACCGCTTTTGTTCCGATGGCTTCTAATGTTTTTACTGTATCGTACAAAGTTTCTCCTTTTTGTACGCTCGAGGATTCTGCTGCAAAGTTCAGCACTTCAAGTCCAAGGCGTTTTTCAGCCACTTCAAAGCTAAATCTTGTTCGCGTGCTGTTTTCAAAAAACAGATTTGCAACAAAGATTTGTTCCTTCGCCTTTAGCTGCTTTCCATCAGCGAAATCTTGTGCATCTTGCAGAATGTTTAAAATCTCTCGTTCTGTTAAATCTGCCATCGTTAACAAGTGATTCATCTTAATCCCCCATCCCTGTTTTTCATTGTAACACCTTTGAATTTTTATAACAATCTTTGAATAAAAATACCCCAACCTTTTAGAGTTGGGGTGTAAAATCATTTTGATTTTTACACCCTTATGAGCCTCTCTGGGCTTATTTAAAAGGTGATTATGATATTTTCTTTTGCATGTGTACTTTTTCTTTTGTATGCTTTGGCAACACCATATTTAAAATCACACCGATTATAGCAGCGAGTGCCATCCCTTCAACCGCGAAGGACTTTCCAATGTGAAGAACCGCGCCGCCAATACCTAGAACTAGAATGACAGAAGCTATAATTAAGTTGCGCTTGTCACCAAGATCCGTTTTATCTTCTACCATCATGCGCAATCCGCTTGCAGCAATAACACCGAACAACAGGATACTGATCCCTCCCATAACAGCTGTCGGAATCGAACTAATAAGTGCGGAAATTTTTCCGATAAAGCCAAACGCAATGGCCATAGCTGCTGCACCAGCGAATATATATACACTGTATGCTCTCGTAATTGCTAACACACCGATGTTTTCTCCGTATGTGACACTTGGTGGACCACCAAGCAGTGCAGCTACCATCGTTGCTGCTCCGTCCCCCAATAAAGAGCGATGTAACCCTGGTTTTTCAAATAAATCTCTTTCAATAACATTTCCGAGTACCACCTGGTGACCAATGTGCTCTGAAATAGTTACAATTGCGATTGGAACCATCAAGAGAACAAGCTGCATCGTCACAGAGGGTGTATAGGTTACGAATGGGATTGTGAACTCCGGAATCGTAAACCATTTTGCTTCAGCAACCGGCTTTAAGTTTACTAAACCTTGTGAATAGGCAAAGATATAACCACCGATAATACCGATTAGTACTGGTACGATGCTGAAAAATCCTCTTGCAAAAATTGAGCAGACGATTGTTATTGTCAGTGTAACCAGTGCAACCGTGAAGTTTGTTATACTATATTTCCCTTCCGTATCATTCATAGCCATGCTGACTGCTGTACTTGCAAGGGCTAAACCAATCACCATAACTACCGGTCCCACTACGATTGGCGGTAACATTTTCATGACCCAGCCAGACCCAGTTTTTTTAATCATAATTGCTACGACCGCATACACAAGTCCCGCTAGGAAGCTTCCCACCATTGCAGCTCCTGGTCCTCCAGCAGCTTTCGCAGCGATAATCGGCGCGATGAAAGCAAACGATGAACCTAGGTAAGATGGCATTTGTCCTTTGGTGATGATTAAAAATGTAAGCGTTCCAATCCCACTTGTGATAAGCGCAACAGCCGGATTCAAACCGGTTAGAAACGGTACAAGAACGGTTGCACCAAACATTGCGAACAGGTGTTGTATACTAAGTAGTAACCATTGTCCTGGCTTTGGTATCTCATGTACATCTAGTACTGGTTTCATGATTTTTCCTCCTTAATAAAAAAACTCTTTGTGCGCTGCACAAAGAGTCCTGCTCCCAAAAAGCATGGGGAAACATGACCCTTTGTCAGTCTCACGGGACTGCCTTTAAAAGGGCTTCTTATTGTTCAAATATACTTACTTTATCTTCTTGATCTACTTCAGTTAATGCCACCACAATCCGTTCATCACTTGACGTTGGGATGTTTTTTCCGACATAGTCTGCACGAATTGGCAATTCGCGGTGCCCACGATCCACCAGTACAGCAAGTTGAATTTGTGACGGTCGACCAATATCAACGAGTGCATCCATCGCAGCTCGTACTGTTCTACCTGTATATAGTACATCATCAACCAGAATTACTTTTTTATTGGTAATATCCACTGGTATATCTGATCCTTTTACAAGTGGATCAGAATCCTTTAACGTTAGGTCGTCTCGATACAATGTAATATCCAGCTCTCCCACCGGCATCGTAGTTCCTTCAATTTGTTGAATTCGCTCTGCCAAGCGCTGTGCCACAAAAAGTCCTCTTGTTTTAATACCAACGAGCACACAATTTTCTACACCTTTGTTTCGCTCTACAATCTCATGGCTAACTCGTGTGAGTGCACGACGAATCATTTGTTCATCCAACACAATTGCTTTTGCTTCCATATTGTCCACCTCCAAAGCCTTAACACAGAAAAAGTCCTCCCGCCATGCGCGAGAGGACTTTTTGGGAAATGGGCATAAAAACCCCCTATTTTCCAAACCGTTTCCTTCTCAACCTCACAGGGCTGTGTTAAAGGATCTTATTTAACTGTTGTTATTATTGCAGAGTTTTCCTTATAAGTCAAGACTGTCTACGTAATTTATCCAAAGTTTCTTCAAATTCTTGCGGTAATGGTGCTTCAAACTCTAAATATTGTTCTGTTCTTGGATGAATAAAACCAAGAATTCCTGCATGTAATGCTTGACCATTAAGATCGAGTGTTTTCTTAGGACCATATTTAGGGTCACCAGCTAATGGATAACCAATATACTTCATGTGAACACGAATTTGATGGGTACGTCCCGTCTCAAGTTGACATTCCACAAATGTGAAATCTTTGAAACGCTCTAACACATGAAAATGCGTGACCGCATGCTTTCCGTTTTCCTCTACAGTCATGCTTTGACGATCGTGTTTATCGCGACCAATTGGTGCATCAATTGTACCTGTATCGTGCGGGATAACTCCGTGCACAATTGCTTTATACCGTCTTGTTACCGTTTTGGCAACAAGCTGATTTACAAGTGATTCATGCGCCATATCATTTTTAGCCACCATAAGAAGACCTGACGTATCTTTATCAATTCGGTGGACAATACCAGGACGCATCACACCATTAATACCTGATAAATCCGTACAATGCGCCATCAAACCGTTCACAAGCGTTCCTGTTGTGTGGCCCGGTGCCGGATGCACCACCATACCACTTGGCTTATTTACAACAAGCACATCTTGATCCTCGTAATAGATATCTAAATCCATTTCTTCAGGCACGACATCTAGAGGCTCAGCTTCCGGTATCACAACTGTGATTTCATCTCCTGCCTTAGCCTTATAATTCCCTTTTACACCCTGACCATTAACTGTGACAGCTCCGTCTTTAATCCACTGTTGAACTTGCGAACGAGACCATTCGTTGTTTACTTCAGCAAGAACTTTATCTAAACGTCCGCCTTTTTGTTCTTCTGTTACCTGCAATACAATATGCTCCATACAACCTACTCCTTTTTCTTCCCTTCCAGTAGCGTTTGAATAAATAAAAGCGCTACACCAATACACAATGCGGAATCTGCGACATTAAAGACCGGGAAGTTATAAGAGAAGATATACGTATGAATAAAATCCACAACTTCTTTATGTATTACCCGATCAATAAAATTACCAATGGCTCCGCCTAAAATAAGACCTAACGCCACACCCAACAACTTGTCTGTTTTTGTGTATTTTTGCATATAGTAAATTACCGCAATGATAAACACAACTGTAATTACGTAAAAAAACCACATTTGATTTTGCAAAATACCCCAAGCAGCTCCACGATTTCGATGCGACGTTATGTACAAAACATCATGAATAATGGGAATACTCTCGCCCAGTTCCATGTTTTTTAAGACAATCCACTTTGATACTTGGTCGATAAAAATTACAATTAACGCAATCGCATAATAAATCATATTTTCTCCCCCACATGGACAGTGTACCTCAAAATTTTAGCACAGCTGCGATGTTTTCACAATGAAGGGGAGAAAACAGCGTATAAATTGCAAGAAAAGATATAATATAAATAAGTAAAAGTAGCTTTCTTAAACATATCAACTACGTGTAAAACCTATTTGTACGAAATCGCTTTTCTTTTTACATATGGTCATAGTCGAAGCACCCATTTTTATCTCAATCCCAAAAACGTTAGTATCTCTATTTGTATCCAATACATCATACCGTTAAGCGTTCGTAAGAAAACTCATATATAGTACGTGCTGTCGGCATAATACGAAGTTGCTCAATAGGAATTACATCATGCGTATCCTCACATATACCATATATACCCAAATCGATTTTTGCTAGGGCGTGTTCTACATCCTTCAAATCCGCTTGTATATGATGAAGAACGGTCTTTTTCTTACGCTCCTCTTCCCTTACAACACCAAATAGCTCTTCACTCATTTCTGTATAATAGGAGGCCTTCTCTTTTTGCAGGCGCGACTGTAATTCTTCGCGTATTAATTCCAACTCTTTTCTGATGTCATCATAAGCTGCATTCACGTTGAAATCCCTCCGTCTTCTGAAGTTGTAGCTATAGTTTGTCCGAAAAGAATCTCCTTAGCTAACACACTTTTTTCCTATTTAGAAAAGCCTCCTTTATCACTAAGTTAAAAAATCTATCTTAAAAGTTCAACCATACATCTAAAAAAATAAACTCGTGGCTTTAATACAGCCAAAAAAACAAAGAGGCTGTCCCGAATAACAGGACAACCTCTTTGTTTTTATTTTACATAATGTTCTTTTACAACAGACGCACAGCGTGTACATAATGTAGGATGCTCTGCATCTTGACCAACCGTTGGGGAAACAATCCAACAACGTTCACATGTTTCTCCTTCAGCAGGTTTTACAACCACTGCGGCATGCTCATATGTTTTCGCCTCAGCAGGTGCTTCTTCCTTCACACCTGCTACTGCAAATCCAGATACAATGAAGAGTTGCTTAACGTCTTCCGTAATAGAGGAGAGCAATGCTTTCATTTCATTTGTTGGATACAATGTCAAGCTTGCATTTAGGGATTTACCAATAACTTTTTCGTTACGCGCTTCTTCCAATGCTTTTAACACATCATCGCGCAGCATTAAGAACGCATCCCATTTTTGCTTAATTGCAGCACTGCCTTCTATTTCTACAGGCTCTGGCATATCTGTCAGCTGCACGCTTTCTTCTGTTGCACCTGGTACATACACCCATACTTCGTCAGCTGTATGAGGCAGAATTGGTGAAACGAGCTTTGTCAGTGCTACAAGGACTTGATATAACACATTTTGGATGGCACGGCGATCGCGGTTATCTGCTCCCTCGATATATAAAATATCTTTAGCAAAATCTAAATAAAACGAACTTAAATCAATCGTACAGAAATTATGAACGGCATGATAAATTGCAGCGAACTCATATGTGTCGTACGCTTCTTTTGTTTTACGAATTAAATCGTTTAACTTTACAAGCATATAGCGATCTACTTCACGCAATTCGTATACTTCCATCGTATGAATGCTTGGATCAAAGCCGTCTAAGTTCCCAAGCAAGAAACGGAATGTGTTACGGATTTTGCGGTATACTTCAGCCACCTGTTTTAAAATATCATCAGAAATACGAACGTCAGCTTGATAATCAACAGATGCTACCCATAGACGTAAAATATCGCCGCCAAGCTGGTCTAAAATCTTCTTTGGTACAACAACGTTACCAAGTGACTTACTCATTTTGC belongs to Ectobacillus sp. JY-23 and includes:
- a CDS encoding solute carrier family 23 protein codes for the protein MKPVLDVHEIPKPGQWLLLSIQHLFAMFGATVLVPFLTGLNPAVALITSGIGTLTFLIITKGQMPSYLGSSFAFIAPIIAAKAAGGPGAAMVGSFLAGLVYAVVAIMIKKTGSGWVMKMLPPIVVGPVVMVIGLALASTAVSMAMNDTEGKYSITNFTVALVTLTITIVCSIFARGFFSIVPVLIGIIGGYIFAYSQGLVNLKPVAEAKWFTIPEFTIPFVTYTPSVTMQLVLLMVPIAIVTISEHIGHQVVLGNVIERDLFEKPGLHRSLLGDGAATMVAALLGGPPSVTYGENIGVLAITRAYSVYIFAGAAAMAIAFGFIGKISALISSIPTAVMGGISILLFGVIAASGLRMMVEDKTDLGDKRNLIIASVILVLGIGGAVLHIGKSFAVEGMALAAIIGVILNMVLPKHTKEKVHMQKKIS
- a CDS encoding dihydroorotase, yielding MNYLFKNGRYINENGEIESGDILIKDGKIAAVDANLQADMTETIDLAGKLIAPGFIDVHVHLREPGGEHKETIATGTLAAAKGGFTTICAMPNTKPVPDSTEHMESLQKKIAETAHVRVLPYAAITTRQAGNELTNFEELKRLGAFAFTDDGVGVQSAGMMLAAMKQAAKLNMPIVAHCEDNTLINKGCVHEGSFSAANGLHGIPSVCESVHIARDILLAEAAQCHYHVCHISTKESVRVVRDAKRAGIRVTAEVTPHHLLLCDEDIPALDTNFKMNPPLRSISDRAALIEGLLDGTIDMIATDHAPHTAEEKNMGMQRAPFGIVGLETAFPLLYTHFVETEILTLQQLIRLLTERPAQIFGLESGLTVGKVADLTIIDLNTEQEINPAKFASKGKNTPFAGWKCKGWPVMTLLEGKIVWQKESVFA
- a CDS encoding RluA family pseudouridine synthase, with translation MEHIVLQVTEEQKGGRLDKVLAEVNNEWSRSQVQQWIKDGAVTVNGQGVKGNYKAKAGDEITVVIPEAEPLDVVPEEMDLDIYYEDQDVLVVNKPSGMVVHPAPGHTTGTLVNGLMAHCTDLSGINGVMRPGIVHRIDKDTSGLLMVAKNDMAHESLVNQLVAKTVTRRYKAIVHGVIPHDTGTIDAPIGRDKHDRQSMTVEENGKHAVTHFHVLERFKDFTFVECQLETGRTHQIRVHMKYIGYPLAGDPKYGPKKTLDLNGQALHAGILGFIHPRTEQYLEFEAPLPQEFEETLDKLRRQS
- a CDS encoding aspartate carbamoyltransferase catalytic subunit, producing the protein MNHLLTMADLTEREILNILQDAQDFADGKQLKAKEQIFVANLFFENSTRTRFSFEVAEKRLGLEVLNFAAESSSVQKGETLYDTVKTLEAIGTKAVVIRHQQDQYFEELKDRVGIPILNAGDGCGNHPTQSLLDLLTIQQEFHRFEGLRIVIAGDVRHSRVARSNAQALRKLGAHVDFAGPEQWKDTSMGGHFASLDELLPQADVVMLLRVQHERHERQAEIMGYLEKYGLTKEREQRMKPGSIIMHPAPINRDVEIAGELIECERSRIFKQMENGVYVRMAVLKRALSNILGGVAHELLV
- a CDS encoding molecular chaperone DnaK, giving the protein MNAAYDDIRKELELIREELQSRLQKEKASYYTEMSEELFGVVREEERKKKTVLHHIQADLKDVEHALAKIDLGIYGICEDTHDVIPIEQLRIMPTARTIYEFSYERLTV
- the lspA gene encoding signal peptidase II, producing the protein MIYYAIALIVIFIDQVSKWIVLKNMELGESIPIIHDVLYITSHRNRGAAWGILQNQMWFFYVITVVFIIAVIYYMQKYTKTDKLLGVALGLILGGAIGNFIDRVIHKEVVDFIHTYIFSYNFPVFNVADSALCIGVALLFIQTLLEGKKKE
- the pyrR gene encoding bifunctional pyr operon transcriptional regulator/uracil phosphoribosyltransferase PyrR, which codes for MEAKAIVLDEQMIRRALTRVSHEIVERNKGVENCVLVGIKTRGLFVAQRLAERIQQIEGTTMPVGELDITLYRDDLTLKDSDPLVKGSDIPVDITNKKVILVDDVLYTGRTVRAAMDALVDIGRPSQIQLAVLVDRGHRELPIRADYVGKNIPTSSDERIVVALTEVDQEDKVSIFEQ